In one Magallana gigas chromosome 7, xbMagGiga1.1, whole genome shotgun sequence genomic region, the following are encoded:
- the LOC105318627 gene encoding uncharacterized protein has translation MQICNYSSLIFAGNVTVLLMVSMTTDYWEYRSFNQTMLKQTLHKANQTEFIEPLDTNSYVSLWYKRNLLPSQRDSVKKEILYQPPILVENYFVVAQNISDDTQHSADIHSDMLAGMVVLFKQYGNLFRDCDALEEGVRQRLYLIQKREHRCEYLSGRDIEASSDVTQLIAVKHLERAACAFAVLCLVSMGAGLITGACGLFGHHTRILVWASCCSLISGILLTLAIALFHGKCYILRRTELLHGYRIPHKKIINESRTYSFGWSFYLAWICVFLCFISSFVWLYKAQDPKQTRIPGVNYIRHRYRKGRYSYFDD, from the exons ATGCAGATATGTAATTACAGCAGTCTCATATTTGCTGGAAATGTCACAGTGTTACTTATGGTCTCAATGACTACCGATTACTGGGAGTACAGAAGCTTTAACCAAACTATGCTGAAACAAACCCTCCACAAGGCAAACCAAACAGAATTCATCGAGCCCTTGGACACGAATTCCTACGTGTCTCTTTGGTACAAAAGAAATTTGCTCCCATCCCAAAGAGACTCGGTGAAAAAAGAGATATTGTACCAACCTCCAATTTTAgtggaaaattattttgttgtGGCTCAGAACATATCTGACGATACCCAACACTCCGCGGACATTCATTCAGACATGCTCGCAGGAATGGTGGTTCTATTTAAGCAATATGGAAATCTTTTTCGAGATTGCGATGCTCTTGAAG AGGGCGTACGCCAGCGTTTATATTTGATACAGAAAAGAGAACACAGGTGCGAGTATCTCAGTGGGAGGGACATCGAAGCGTCAAGTGACGTCACACAACTCATCGCCGTCAAAC ATTTAGAGAGAGCAGCTTGTGCGTTTGCTGTGCTTTGCTTGGTATCCATGGGAGCCGGTCTTATTACAGGTGCATGTGGTCTGTTTGGTCACCATACACGGATCCTCGTGTGGGCATCATGTTGTTCGTTAATTTCTG GTATCTTACTAACTCTTGCTATAGCACTTTTCCACGGAAAGTGTTACATATTACGTCGGACAGAACTATTACACGGATATCGCATCCCtcacaaaaaaattatcaacgaATCAAGGACGTACAGTTTTGGGTGGTCCTTTTACCTGGCCTGGATTTGCGTTTTCCTATGTTTTATATCCTCGTTTGTATGGTTGTACAAAGCGCAAGACCCAAAACAGACCCGAATACCGGGAGTAAACTATATTCGACACAGGTACAGAAAAGGAAGATACTCTTATTTTGATGATTGA